GGTAGCCTATTATTTGACCATCCAAGAGGATCAACAACCGCACCCATTTCAGTATAAGAGAATACTACCTCAGGCATCGCCCTCCATGCTCGTCCCAAATATGCTCGAGATCCACTTCCTGTTATTTTGCATTGTACAAATGAGTAACCATAAACTTCTGTTTTGTTCTGCTTTGCTTGTGCTGTGATGTATGTGGATCCCTTCCTATTTACTACATTTATATGTGATTCCTGCATTTAAAATAAtgtataatagttaatttttatttaatatattatttttcaaaaaaacaatgttaatatatatattctcaCCAAATAAAGTGACCTTCCTCttccaaaaataaaatcaacagTGCCTTGAACGTAACAATTTTTGTAAAAATGGCGTCCTCTATCATCACATAATGTGTCTTGAAATCCAAACATTTTGCAATTATAAAAAGCTGCCTTGTCACCACCGACTCTTAATGCAACTGCTTGAGCTCCCGGCTTCTTCGAATCAGGTCCTGGTGCAGTATTCTATAACAAAGAaagagataaaataataaatcacaagaacaaaaattattaaacaaAATAAAGTGATAATTAAGACAtatgtgtatgtttatatgtaaataccttaaaaataatattaacggCCATGAAATAAGTAGACTCTATAGCTACGGAAGCACTGGCAAGAGTTCCATACTCATAAGCGGTGCCATTAAATGCCAAGGTGGGCATGGCTTTAGGATCTCCAAGGAATGTAATAAAATGCTTAGTTCTTTCAATTTGGATCTTCTCGGTGTAAACTCCAGGaccaatttttataattacacGTTGTTTATTTTTTGGCGGAACACTATTAATGGCATCAGTAACCGTCTTAAACTCCCCTTTTCCATCTTTTGAGACTATAATTATTTTGGATTTAGCCTCAGCAGCTTCAAGAGCGGGATCTAAGGTACCTTTGCGACTTTTCCAAGGTTTAACATTAGTTTGGAACCAATTACTTACCTTAGAATCATCAGCTGGTATTGGTGTTATATCATCAGAGCTAACGGTGGTTGCAACAACAAAAATGGCAATGAGGACGCAATAAATTGCATCAATATATCTTCCTCTTGCCATTTTGTAGTTACTTCCTCCCGTTGATTTATTTGTTCAGGGTTCTTTGATTAGTTGCTTACCTTTTTCTCTACTAAAGGATTCTAATTTATAGAAGTATAAGAtactttatataaaaaatacttaaaaaagtGAGAATAGGAGAATTTCTCGCATTTATGTAGCTAAAAATAGACAAAGTGCTAAGATGCCATGATCTCTATATCTCTTTCTATTTTTGCTTCATGATCATAAGAAAAGTCCATTCAACCAAATATATAGGATCTATTCtcttaaaatgaaaagaaaagataaaagtAATGAAAAGtctatgataaaaaataaatcaactaACACTCATATATTTAATCTAATGGtaagtgtatctgaataaatctgaGAGGTCTCAAGTTATACTTCTCCAATTCCCgattttcagttaaaaaaaaattaaataaatcaaccatttaattaattaatttgttattatgtaaccaatattttaaattttgttaaaatttatgtaGAAACATTTCATATCTTAGGTCAATTGAAACTTTAAATGAATATATGCTAATTATGAATCAAACCAAACAATGAGATGATCTTATTGGTGGAACATTTACCATGTAAAACTCTATGTCAGCattcaaaaatcaaataaatttagcAGTATATTTTACTCCttctatctcataatttttatttattatttatttttttaattattttaaaattattatcctattttctttttaaattatagtaatatataaattcactattataactctattttattttattttatttttaataaatcttttaaaatatcttttaatatttaataaaatttaatatatttaaaatgtgtacaattgaaaagttaataaaaaaatatatttcttaatatatataaaaaagtaaaataaataaaaattataagtcgAAGAGTAGAAGCTCaatatttacattattttgtattttaatttaaatatttaaattttaaataaattatcctAACATTTACATTTGATTATAATTttggttaatttttaaaatttaaaatttaaaaattcaaataagatgt
The Manihot esculenta cultivar AM560-2 chromosome 1, M.esculenta_v8, whole genome shotgun sequence genome window above contains:
- the LOC110609486 gene encoding pectinesterase PPME1, which codes for MARGRYIDAIYCVLIAIFVVATTVSSDDITPIPADDSKVSNWFQTNVKPWKSRKGTLDPALEAAEAKSKIIIVSKDGKGEFKTVTDAINSVPPKNKQRVIIKIGPGVYTEKIQIERTKHFITFLGDPKAMPTLAFNGTAYEYGTLASASVAIESTYFMAVNIIFKNTAPGPDSKKPGAQAVALRVGGDKAAFYNCKMFGFQDTLCDDRGRHFYKNCYVQGTVDFIFGRGRSLYLESHINVVNRKGSTYITAQAKQNKTEVYGYSFVQCKITGSGSRAYLGRAWRAMPEVVFSYTEMGAVVDPLGWSNNRLPERERTVFFAEYKNSGPGSNLKRRVKFAKKLTDREAKHFLSLGYIEGSKWLLPPPICVVCTAVGLFLYALSSFSFYAANCYAFWDLCLDSNNSEEDESYVVLYIDHYDVQVFFLVGETFVIACYC